A portion of the Trichocoleus sp. FACHB-46 genome contains these proteins:
- a CDS encoding transposase family protein, whose amino-acid sequence MQYQELEHLSNREFKRWCGVSRGAFHEMVEVVRPSLDRQGRRGGQAKLSVEDQVLVALAYWREYRSQFHIAVSWGLHETTVGRIVKKVEDLLIKSGKFR is encoded by the coding sequence ATGCAGTACCAGGAGTTAGAGCATTTATCCAATCGAGAGTTCAAGCGCTGGTGCGGGGTGAGCCGTGGCGCTTTCCATGAGATGGTCGAGGTGGTACGTCCCTCCCTAGATCGCCAAGGTCGCCGAGGGGGACAAGCGAAGCTGAGTGTCGAAGACCAGGTACTAGTGGCCTTGGCGTACTGGCGAGAGTATCGCAGCCAATTTCACATCGCGGTGAGTTGGGGATTGCATGAAACCACCGTCGGACGCATTGTGAAAAAAGTGGAAGATTTGCTGATCAAGAGTGGCAAGTTTCG